The following coding sequences are from one Saccopteryx bilineata isolate mSacBil1 chromosome 3, mSacBil1_pri_phased_curated, whole genome shotgun sequence window:
- the LOC136328620 gene encoding LOW QUALITY PROTEIN: inositol 1,4,5-triphosphate receptor associated 2-like (The sequence of the model RefSeq protein was modified relative to this genomic sequence to represent the inferred CDS: inserted 2 bases in 2 codons; substituted 1 base at 1 genomic stop codon) has protein sequence MNQCCHKQCSDQEARIHPIPLTFKHTCSYTPLLGXPSPTVGPYPGTDLSYCIRMNNDLSMEENGIECLYSESLPESSKYSTLSSPGHTLSTESTITSRDTGSETLNIASGDLDCKSLCEKEEARSDSAMIKVKDTSPAHENISLQGSVNENKTMLNLEAKEGPKTIEEHRKECVVGNTDVSSLPVTTVKSVNFKQNDKTSATEKEVEAEFLRLSLGFKCDWFTLEKRVKLEERTRDLAEENVKKEISNCLKLLESLTPLCEDDNQAQEIKKLEKSIKLLGQCTIXVASRAEMLGAINQENRVSKAVEVMIQHVENLKRMYAKEHTELEELKQVLLQNERSFNPLDNEDDCQVKKHLASSLNSKPPSLRRVTFASLPRNIGNAAMVAGMEKNDRFSRRLSSWXILGSKQSEHRPSLHRFTSTYSWADGEEEKCKLKTKDDAESPGEQIVERTRKPSFSEKRTNPSNWDVCSVYDTIAFWATNLKTSFRKAKALWLSVALIVLFAALMSFLTGGFFQKSVDAAPTQDGATWMSLEHILWPFTRLRHNGPPPV, from the exons ATGAACCAGTGTTGCCATAAACAATGTAGTGATCAAGAAGCAAGAATACATCCAATACCCCTGACCTTCAAACATACATGCTCGTACACTCCTCTGCTGG TCCCAAGCCCTACAGTTGGTCCCTACCCAGGAACAGATCTTTCCTATTGCATCAGGATGAATAATGATCTAAGTATGGAAGAGAATGGTATTGAATGCTTATATTCTGAGAGCCTGCCAGAGTCCAGTAAATATTCCACACTTTCATCTCCTGgacacactttatccactgagagtACTATAACTTCAAGAGATACTGGATCAGAAACTTTGAATATAGCTTCTGGTGACCTTGATTGTAAATCACTCTGTGAGAAAGAGGAGGCAAGATCAGATTCTGCTATGATCAAAGTCAAAGATACAAGTCCAGCCCATGAGAATATTTCACTCCAAGGCTCAGTGAATGAGAATAAAACTATGTTGAATCTGGAAGCCAAAGAGGGACCAAAAACAATAGAAGAACATAGAAAAGAATGTGTTGTAGGAAACACTGATGTTTCCTCTCTTCCTGTAACCACTGTGAAATCAGTTAACTTTAAACAAAATGACAAAACTTCTGCTACTGAGAAGGAGGTAGAGGCTGAATTTCTCAGATTATCTTTGGGATTTAAGTGTGACTGGTTTACCTTGGAGAAAAGAGTGAAGCTTGAAGAAAGAACCCGTGACTTGGcagaagaaaatgtgaaaaaagaaatcagtaactGTTTAAAGCTGCTAGAGTCTTTAACACCTCTTTGTGAAGATGACAACCAGGCCCAGGAAATTAAGAAGCTGGAGAAGAGTATAAAGTTACTTGGCCAGTGTACAATATGAGTGGCCAGTAGGGCTGAAATGTTGGGAGCCATTAATCAGGAAAACAGGGTTAGTAAAGCAGTTGAAGTGATGATTCAGCATGTGGAGAACTTGAAGAGAATGTATGCCAAAGAACATACTGAATTAGAAGAACTGAAACAGGTTCTTTTGCAAAATGAAAGGTCTTTTAACCCTCTGGACAATGAAGATGATTGCCAAGTTAAAAAACACTtagctt cTTCTCTAAACTCCAAGCCACCTTCTCTTCGAAGAGTGACGTTTGCTTCTTTACCCAGAAATATTGGCAATGCAGCAATGGTGGCTGGGATGGAGAAGAACGATCGATTCAGTAGGAGGTTGAGCAGTT CTATTTTGGGGTCAAAGCAGAGTGAACACCGCCCCTCATTACATCGATTTACCAGCACTTATTCCTGGGCAGATGGTGAAGAAGAAAAGTGTAAGCTAAAAACTAAAGATGAtgcagaatcacctggagaacaAATAGTAGAAAGGACAAGAAAGCCAAGTTTTTCTGAAAAGAGAACTAATccatcaaactgggatgtctgCTCAGT TTATGACACAATAGCTTTCTGGGCAACAAATCTCAAGACTTCTTTCAGAAAGGCTAAGGCCCTTTGGCTTTCTGTTGCGTTGATTGTACTGTTTGCGGCTTTGATGAGCTTCCTCACAGGTGGGTTTTTCCAAAAGTCGGTGGATGCTGCTCCCACCCAGGATGGAGCAACCTGGATGTCTCTAGAACATATCTTGTGGCCATTTACCAGACTCCGACACAACGGGCCACCACCAGTGTGA